A stretch of DNA from Mycobacterium senriense:
GTTGTGTCGCCCGACGTCCTCACGCACCACCAGCATCGCGCCGTCCATCCCGAACAGCGCGGCGGCATGCAGGCCGCCGGTGCTGTCGAAAACCTTTTGCGCCGAACGCAATTGGCCGGGCATCGCCTTGAGGGTGGCGGCCGCGACGGTCGCGTGATCGGTGCCCGGCGAAAAGCGGCTGATCAGCCGCACCGCATCCAGCGACGCCTTGCCGCAGACCCCGCACGACGATGTGGTGTAGAAGTTGCGGGTGACGTCGAGGCCGGGTTTCTCCACGCCCGGGGCCAGCGTCACGTCCAGCACGTTGTAGGTGTTCGCGCCCTCGTCGTCGCGCCCGGCGCAGTACCGGATGCTGTGCACGTCGTCGCGGCCCGCGATGACGCCTTCGGTGAGCAGAAAGCCCTGGGCGAGTTCGATATCCGACCCCGGCGTGCGCATCGTCACCGTGATCGCCGAGCCGTCGACCCGGATCTCCAACGGTTCCTCGACGACCAGGGTCTCCGGTCGGGTGATCGCCTTCTCGGCGGTCAGATGCGTGACCCGCCGGCGCGACGTTACGTGCCCCACTAGGCGATTTCACCGCCGGCGGAGACGTCGCGAGAAGTTGCGGAACGCTGGAGACCCACCGGATCAAACTACCCCGGCCGGCGCCCGGCCGCCGAGCAGGACAACGCTCTCACAGTCCCTCGGCCAGCGCTTCCAGCGTCTCGGCCGACGAGTGCAGCGGACGCCAGCCCAGCTGGGTCTTGGCCTTGGTGGTATCCATCACCATCGACGTCCGCGCGGTGTGCAGCCACTCCAGCATGGACGGCACCAGCGGTACCCGCGAGATTGCCGCGGAGGCCGCTGTGGCGGCGACGGCGGGAACCCGCACCGGGCGCCCGCCCAGCGCCCTGGCCACGTCGCCCACCGTCACGACCCCGTCGCCGGCGATGTTGTACACCCCCGGCGGGGCCGGGGCGGTGGCCGCCAGCGCGATCGCCGCCGCGACGTCGTCGTGGTGAACCAGTTGCAGCGGAAAGCCCGGATCCGGCACAACCGGCTTCAGCGCCGGGACGGCTTTGACCACGGCACGCATCGGGCCGGGTAGCTGATTCCACGGCATCGCGTCGGCCAGCGCGGTGGCTTTGGGCCCGGCGACGATGCAGGGCCGCAGTACGAACACCTCGAGCGGCGAGTCCGTGGTGATCTCGGCGAGCAGCGCCTCGGACGCCGCGTTCTGCGCCGAGTAGTAGTGCTCGGCGGACCCGCGGGCCGGCACGTCCTCGGTCAGCGGGGAGGGGTTGTCGGAGTGGTAGCCGTATGCCGCCACCGACGAGGTGTAGACCAGGCGCCGGGGCCGCTCGGCGGCCACCGTCGCCTCGAACACGTTGCGGGAGCCTTCGAGATTCACCCGGGCGCTCTCGTCGCGCGAACCCATGATCATGAAGGCCAGGTGGATCACCACGTCGGCCTGCGCGACCAGGGCGTCGACGGCGTCGCGGTCCAGGATGTCGCCCTGCTGATAGGTGGTCTTCAGCCAGCCGCGTGACGGCGGGTCAAACGGCCGGCGAGCCATCCCGATGATCGCGTCGACGGCGGGTTCGCGTTCCAGCGACGTCACCGCGGAGAGGCCGATCTCCCCGGTCGGTCCGGTCACCGCGACGGTCACTCCCATCAGAACGTCCTTCCCTCCCGCGGCCTGCCGAAACCCCGGCGTGCGAACCTCACCGAGTCCCCCGGCGCGCGCGATCGCCGCATAATAGAACCATCTTTCCAGCGTCTCGCGATTCGTGAGCGGCTGGACGTGCGGGCATCCCGCTTCGTCAGCGGTAGCTTGGCGGTCGACGGTGACCAGCCAGATGCCCGCTGATTAGCCGCAACCAGACGAAACCGGGTGTAAGGCTGGTCTCGGCGACCGATAATCTACGGCGATCGAAGCGGTCACACCGCCGACACCGCAGGAAAACGAGGCGCAACATGGGCGACGAATCGAGGACCGGCGCGGCCGCGTCCGCGACTGGCGGGGAGAAGGCCGACCCCGGGACGGTTTTCGCCGCCCTCGCCGAGATCATCTATCAGGGCTCGGACGCCAACCAGATGTATGCCGCCATCTGCGTCGCCGCAACCCTCACCGTCCGCGGCTGCGACCACGCCAGCCTGTTGGTGCGCGAGAACGATAAATACGTCACCGTCGGCGCCAGTGACCGGCTGGCCCAGGCCATCGACGAGCTCGAACGGCGCGCCGGCGACGGCCCGTGCATCGACGCCATCGAGGAAGAGACGCCACAGATCGACACCGACCTGACCACGCCGTCGCTGTGGCCCAAGCTGGCCGCCGTCCTGGTCGCCGAGACCCCGGTGCGTGGCGCGATGGGATTTCGGCTGCTCGTCGACAAACGCAAAGGGGCCGCGCTGAACCTGTTCAGCGACGCGCCGAACATGTTCGACGCTGAGTCCGCCGGGCGGGCGGCGGTGCTGGCCGCGTT
This window harbors:
- the fdhD gene encoding formate dehydrogenase accessory sulfurtransferase FdhD, with translation MGHVTSRRRVTHLTAEKAITRPETLVVEEPLEIRVDGSAITVTMRTPGSDIELAQGFLLTEGVIAGRDDVHSIRYCAGRDDEGANTYNVLDVTLAPGVEKPGLDVTRNFYTTSSCGVCGKASLDAVRLISRFSPGTDHATVAAATLKAMPGQLRSAQKVFDSTGGLHAAALFGMDGAMLVVREDVGRHNAVDKVIGWALEHGRIPLQASVLLVSGRASFELTQKAVMAGTPVLAAVSAPSSLAVSLAEESGITLVAFLREDSMNIYTRADRIT
- a CDS encoding NAD-dependent epimerase/dehydratase family protein; its protein translation is MGVTVAVTGPTGEIGLSAVTSLEREPAVDAIIGMARRPFDPPSRGWLKTTYQQGDILDRDAVDALVAQADVVIHLAFMIMGSRDESARVNLEGSRNVFEATVAAERPRRLVYTSSVAAYGYHSDNPSPLTEDVPARGSAEHYYSAQNAASEALLAEITTDSPLEVFVLRPCIVAGPKATALADAMPWNQLPGPMRAVVKAVPALKPVVPDPGFPLQLVHHDDVAAAIALAATAPAPPGVYNIAGDGVVTVGDVARALGGRPVRVPAVAATAASAAISRVPLVPSMLEWLHTARTSMVMDTTKAKTQLGWRPLHSSAETLEALAEGL
- a CDS encoding GAF and ANTAR domain-containing protein, translating into MGDESRTGAAASATGGEKADPGTVFAALAEIIYQGSDANQMYAAICVAATLTVRGCDHASLLVRENDKYVTVGASDRLAQAIDELERRAGDGPCIDAIEEETPQIDTDLTTPSLWPKLAAVLVAETPVRGAMGFRLLVDKRKGAALNLFSDAPNMFDAESAGRAAVLAAFASVAINAVNKGEDAASLRRGLISNREIGKAVGMLMMLHEMSEDDAFDLLRRHSQAVNIKLADVAREVIEQRGQLPVPGDNNQLPPNT